The following coding sequences are from one Niveibacterium umoris window:
- a CDS encoding heavy metal sensor histidine kinase, producing the protein MRRPASLGSRLAWLYSLAAAGVFSLAAWLIEQSVEAHFVEEDMMVMQGKFDIVRDALAQLDSVAELQALPTRTRDALIAHPGLALRVARSNGEVLYSSAPAGEALPEFPLVMGAPEVHKWSRHGIDRRGFTAEAPVAVAGEPPLLVTVALDIAHHEHFLRGFRQSLALVVGSAILLVAALSWLITRRALRPIRQMAHLASEMSASRLGERLKVERLPRELHELAEAFNAMLARLQDAFARLSEFSSDLAHELRTPISNLTMQTEVSLSRPRTADEYREVLFSSLEEYERLSRMVADMLFLAQADNGLMVPRRESFALHDTADALIEFFEPLASERALVLIRKGEARIEADPLMIRRAIANLLSNAIRHADTGTAVEIKIETADRECCVSVSNTGETIPPNHLNRLFDRFYRADASRTRSAEGAGLGLAITRSIVLAHGGRIDVASENRLNVFTLWLPLD; encoded by the coding sequence ATGCGCCGCCCCGCTTCACTCGGCTCGCGACTGGCCTGGCTTTACTCGCTTGCCGCGGCGGGCGTGTTCAGCCTGGCGGCCTGGCTGATCGAGCAATCGGTTGAGGCGCACTTCGTAGAAGAAGACATGATGGTGATGCAGGGCAAATTCGACATCGTTCGCGATGCGCTCGCACAACTCGACAGCGTTGCGGAGTTGCAAGCACTGCCCACACGCACCCGCGACGCTCTGATCGCACACCCCGGTCTCGCGCTGCGCGTGGCGCGCAGCAATGGCGAAGTGCTCTATTCGTCGGCTCCGGCAGGCGAAGCGCTGCCCGAGTTCCCGCTGGTGATGGGCGCGCCGGAGGTACACAAGTGGTCGCGACACGGTATCGACCGCCGCGGTTTCACGGCCGAGGCGCCGGTTGCGGTGGCTGGCGAGCCCCCGCTGCTGGTTACGGTGGCGCTGGACATTGCGCATCACGAGCACTTTCTCCGCGGCTTCCGTCAGAGCCTGGCATTGGTGGTCGGCAGCGCGATCCTGCTGGTTGCCGCGCTGAGCTGGCTGATCACCCGTCGCGCGCTGCGTCCGATCCGCCAAATGGCGCACCTGGCGAGTGAAATGTCGGCCTCCCGGCTGGGGGAGCGGCTTAAGGTCGAGCGCTTGCCGCGCGAGTTGCATGAACTGGCCGAGGCCTTCAACGCGATGCTGGCGCGCTTGCAGGACGCGTTTGCGCGGCTGTCGGAGTTCTCGTCAGACCTCGCACACGAGCTGCGCACGCCGATATCGAACCTGACGATGCAGACCGAGGTATCGCTCTCGCGCCCCCGGACAGCAGACGAATACCGCGAGGTGCTGTTCTCGAGCCTTGAGGAGTACGAACGCCTGTCACGCATGGTCGCCGACATGCTCTTTCTTGCTCAGGCTGACAACGGCCTGATGGTGCCGCGCCGAGAATCGTTCGCCTTGCATGACACCGCGGATGCATTGATCGAATTCTTTGAGCCGCTCGCCAGCGAGCGAGCGCTTGTGTTGATCCGCAAGGGCGAAGCGCGGATCGAAGCGGATCCGCTGATGATCCGGCGGGCTATCGCGAACTTGCTGTCGAACGCGATTCGTCACGCAGACACCGGGACGGCGGTCGAGATCAAGATCGAGACGGCCGATCGCGAGTGTTGCGTGTCAGTGAGTAACACGGGGGAGACCATTCCGCCGAATCACCTGAACCGCCTGTTCGATCGCTTTTACCGCGCCGACGCGTCGCGTACCCGCAGCGCTGAAGGCGCCGGTTTGGGTCTCGCAATCACCCGTTCCATCGTCCTCGCGCATGGCGGCCGGATCGATGTCGCATCCGAAAACCGCTTGAACGTTTTCACACTCTGGCTGCCACTCGACTGA
- a CDS encoding ankyrin repeat domain-containing protein produces the protein MRQAWCAVCCIWLTLSASALAAASLPSARTGAELGRIAPVRDYLDEGGPIDGLDENGSTLLIQAAREGQTAIVTYLLERGARPEVRSRHGETAISLAAMNGHLETVEAFIAAHAPLEVRNAWSPLHYASYMGHEAIVRRLLEAGAVTDARADNGATALMLAARGGYLAIVERLLSAGADPNLRSDRGLTALGWALANERAAVAARLRLAGGRE, from the coding sequence ATGAGGCAGGCGTGGTGCGCCGTTTGCTGCATCTGGCTGACGCTTTCAGCGTCTGCGCTGGCGGCTGCCAGTCTTCCGTCGGCGCGCACCGGCGCTGAACTCGGGCGCATTGCGCCGGTGCGGGACTATCTTGACGAAGGCGGGCCAATTGATGGGCTCGACGAGAACGGCAGTACCTTGCTGATCCAGGCCGCACGTGAAGGCCAGACCGCAATCGTCACCTACCTGCTGGAGCGCGGCGCCCGCCCGGAAGTGCGTAGTCGCCATGGTGAGACGGCAATATCCCTGGCGGCGATGAACGGGCACCTTGAGACGGTCGAAGCCTTCATTGCCGCCCACGCGCCACTCGAAGTGCGCAATGCCTGGTCACCACTGCACTACGCCAGCTACATGGGCCACGAGGCGATCGTGCGGCGGCTGCTCGAGGCCGGCGCCGTGACCGACGCGCGAGCCGACAACGGCGCAACTGCACTGATGCTTGCGGCGCGAGGCGGTTATCTGGCGATCGTCGAGAGGCTTCTGTCCGCCGGTGCCGATCCGAACCTGCGCAGCGATCGTGGCCTGACCGCACTCGGTTGGGCGCTCGCCAATGAGCGCGCGGCTGTCGCTGCCCGGTTGCGTCTCGCGGGTGGCCGCGAATAG
- a CDS encoding TatD family hydrolase: MFVDSHCHIDFTDLVDLGASLFTSMREAGVSHALCAGVSVERLPGVLAIAEAHANVFCSVGVHPEHTEGEDPDVARLLELAQHPKVVAIGETGLDYYWHKDQPEWQRERFRQHIRAARACDKPLIVHTRDAAADTLRLMREEGAEACGGVMHCFTETWEVASGAMDQGFYISFSGIVTFKNATQIKDVAARMPLDRLLIETDSPYLAPVPYRGKLNQPAYVPYVAHEIAKLRGISVDEVAEASTNNFFRLFKDAAR, encoded by the coding sequence ATGTTCGTCGATTCCCACTGCCACATCGATTTCACTGACCTCGTCGACCTCGGCGCAAGTCTATTCACGAGCATGCGCGAGGCCGGGGTAAGCCACGCACTGTGCGCGGGCGTCAGCGTCGAACGCCTGCCTGGCGTGTTGGCGATTGCCGAGGCGCATGCCAACGTCTTCTGTTCGGTAGGCGTGCATCCGGAACACACCGAAGGTGAGGACCCGGACGTGGCGCGCTTGCTTGAACTCGCGCAGCACCCGAAGGTGGTGGCGATAGGCGAAACCGGACTCGATTACTACTGGCACAAGGACCAGCCCGAGTGGCAGCGGGAGCGCTTCCGCCAGCACATCCGTGCTGCGCGAGCCTGCGACAAGCCCCTGATCGTGCACACCCGCGACGCAGCCGCCGATACGCTGCGCCTGATGCGCGAGGAGGGCGCGGAGGCGTGTGGTGGTGTCATGCACTGCTTCACCGAGACGTGGGAAGTCGCATCCGGCGCGATGGATCAGGGTTTCTACATCTCGTTTTCGGGCATCGTGACATTCAAGAATGCGACCCAGATCAAGGATGTCGCCGCCCGCATGCCGCTCGATCGCCTGCTGATCGAAACCGACTCGCCTTACCTCGCACCGGTGCCCTACCGCGGCAAGTTGAACCAGCCCGCGTACGTACCGTACGTCGCCCATGAAATCGCGAAGCTGCGGGGCATCTCGGTCGACGAAGTCGCCGAGGCGAGCACCAACAACTTCTTCCGGTTGTTCAAGGACGCGGCGCGATGA
- a CDS encoding PilZ domain-containing protein: MSTPAPSIARPAVLSLSINSKSALFAAYMPFIKNGGLFIPTNKTYGLGDEVFMLLQLMDDPAKLPVKGKVVWCSPPNAQAGRTQGVGVQFTEDESGSTVRVKIEQVLGAHIGSNRPTHTI, from the coding sequence ATGAGCACGCCTGCCCCCTCGATCGCCCGTCCGGCGGTACTGTCATTGAGCATCAACTCGAAGTCGGCGCTGTTCGCGGCCTACATGCCCTTCATCAAGAACGGCGGGCTGTTCATTCCGACCAACAAGACCTACGGGCTTGGCGACGAAGTCTTCATGCTGCTGCAACTGATGGACGATCCCGCAAAACTGCCGGTAAAAGGCAAGGTGGTGTGGTGTTCGCCGCCCAACGCCCAAGCCGGCCGCACGCAGGGCGTCGGCGTCCAGTTCACCGAAGACGAGAGCGGTTCCACCGTACGCGTGAAGATCGAGCAGGTGCTCGGCGCGCACATCGGTTCCAACCGCCCCACGCACACCATCTGA
- the holB gene encoding DNA polymerase III subunit delta', with protein sequence MILPWHDTLWRRLATAGERGHHALLFCGAAGGGKRLFAEAVAAARLCDSPAADGQACGHCEACVWRIAGTHPDLFRIVPESDEAAEEGADNDKDGAKSRQIKVEQIRQLQEALTKKGHRDERRVVLVDPAEAMNAVTANGLLKLLEEPPVGVLFLLVTRAPDRLLPTLRSRAQRWDFPASDSRTASAWLATQGVKDAEAWLGFTGGMPVAAEEVASGPLAACRARFLKDIGSLPQRDPVELAGTWDTWLRSKDAQAAGFDMPRLADWLLRWYADIGAAALGAPVRYFRDAEKVIASLVRGVVAEEALGCYNDGLNLRRVAAHPLNARLLLEDTLLRYCRRMATGRNA encoded by the coding sequence ATGATCCTGCCCTGGCACGACACGCTTTGGCGCAGGCTCGCCACAGCGGGCGAACGTGGCCATCACGCGCTGCTGTTCTGCGGTGCGGCGGGAGGCGGCAAGCGCCTGTTCGCAGAAGCGGTCGCGGCTGCGCGACTGTGCGACAGCCCGGCCGCCGACGGTCAGGCCTGCGGACATTGCGAAGCCTGTGTCTGGCGCATCGCGGGGACGCACCCGGATCTGTTCCGCATCGTTCCGGAATCCGACGAAGCCGCGGAGGAGGGTGCCGACAACGACAAGGATGGCGCCAAGTCACGGCAGATCAAGGTCGAACAGATCCGCCAGTTGCAGGAAGCACTGACCAAGAAAGGCCACCGCGACGAGCGGCGTGTCGTACTGGTCGATCCGGCAGAGGCGATGAACGCGGTGACTGCAAACGGGCTGCTCAAGCTGCTCGAAGAGCCGCCAGTCGGCGTGCTGTTCCTGCTGGTGACGCGCGCCCCCGATCGCCTATTGCCGACCCTGCGCAGTCGTGCGCAGCGTTGGGACTTTCCCGCGTCGGATTCACGCACCGCGTCTGCCTGGCTGGCCACGCAAGGCGTCAAGGACGCCGAAGCCTGGCTCGGCTTTACCGGCGGCATGCCAGTCGCAGCCGAAGAAGTGGCAAGCGGGCCGCTCGCGGCCTGCCGCGCACGCTTCCTGAAGGACATCGGAAGCCTGCCACAACGCGATCCGGTCGAACTTGCCGGCACCTGGGACACCTGGCTGCGCAGCAAGGATGCCCAGGCCGCAGGCTTCGACATGCCGCGTCTCGCCGACTGGCTGCTGCGCTGGTACGCAGACATCGGCGCCGCCGCGCTCGGTGCGCCAGTACGCTACTTCCGCGATGCGGAGAAGGTGATTGCGAGCCTGGTCCGAGGTGTCGTCGCCGAAGAGGCGCTCGGTTGTTACAATGACGGATTGAATTTGCGGCGCGTTGCCGCGCATCCGCTCAACGCCCGCTTGCTGCTCGAAGACACCTTGCTGCGTTACTGTCGCCGCATGGCCACCGGGAGAAATGCATGA
- the tmk gene encoding dTMP kinase, which translates to MSGRFITFEGIDGAGKSTQIAAAVAWIAAKGLQVVQTREPGGTPLAEKLRELALHDAMHLETEALVMFAARREHLAVKIEPALAAGQWVVSDRFSDATYAYQVGGRGLPAAKFETLEAWVHPKRQPDLTFLFDLAPEIAAARVAANRSESDRFEREQADFFGRVRNAYLERARQCASRFHVLDATRSPEAIYDEMLKVLAERFFT; encoded by the coding sequence ATGAGCGGACGCTTCATCACATTCGAAGGCATCGACGGCGCCGGCAAGAGCACACAGATCGCAGCCGCCGTGGCGTGGATTGCGGCAAAGGGGCTGCAGGTTGTCCAGACACGCGAACCTGGCGGCACCCCGCTGGCGGAGAAACTGCGCGAACTCGCACTGCATGACGCGATGCATCTGGAGACCGAGGCGCTGGTGATGTTCGCTGCACGGCGCGAACACCTGGCGGTAAAGATCGAGCCCGCGCTCGCGGCCGGTCAGTGGGTGGTGAGCGACCGGTTTTCCGACGCCACCTACGCCTATCAGGTGGGCGGCCGGGGCTTGCCCGCCGCGAAATTTGAAACGCTCGAAGCATGGGTTCACCCGAAACGGCAGCCGGATCTGACCTTCCTGTTCGATCTCGCACCGGAAATCGCCGCCGCGCGTGTCGCTGCGAACCGGAGTGAAAGCGACCGTTTCGAACGCGAGCAGGCGGACTTCTTCGGCCGCGTCCGCAACGCTTACCTTGAACGCGCCCGACAGTGCGCATCGCGCTTCCACGTGCTTGACGCGACGCGCTCACCAGAGGCGATTTACGACGAGATGCTTAAGGTGCTTGCGGAGCGGTTCTTTACATGA
- the mltG gene encoding endolytic transglycosylase MltG: protein MRSYFSRLVLAALLALSLLAVLLFWMLTSPVALRTSPLEIEIGSGSSMRQVARQVAASGVDLNPWLFEILARASGHANRVKAGSYEFVEGVTPWDLLKRLVRGDASQGEFTLVDGWSFRRMRDEIARLPGLKTETAGLTDAELMKRLGIESEHPEGMFMPDTYFYAKGGSDLSLFARSQRAMSRHLDKAWTAREADLPLKSPYEALIMASLIEKETGTAADRGMIASVFYNRLRIGMPLQTDPTVIYGLGDRFDGNLRKIDLQTDTPYNTYTRRGLPPTPIAMPSEASLHAALHPQRSPYLYFVARGDGSSEFSRTLDEHNRAVARYQKHKGNHG, encoded by the coding sequence ATGCGTTCATATTTTTCCCGTTTGGTCCTCGCTGCGCTGCTGGCCTTGTCGCTGCTGGCGGTGTTGCTGTTCTGGATGCTCACCAGCCCGGTAGCGCTGCGCACGTCACCCCTGGAAATCGAGATCGGGTCCGGCAGCAGCATGCGGCAGGTCGCGCGGCAGGTGGCTGCATCGGGAGTCGATCTGAACCCCTGGCTGTTCGAAATCCTTGCGCGCGCCAGCGGCCATGCAAACCGGGTGAAGGCGGGTAGCTACGAATTCGTCGAAGGGGTTACACCTTGGGATCTGCTCAAGCGACTGGTACGGGGCGATGCGTCGCAGGGCGAGTTCACGCTCGTTGATGGTTGGTCTTTCCGCCGCATGCGTGACGAGATCGCGCGCCTGCCAGGCCTGAAGACGGAAACAGCGGGCCTCACCGACGCGGAACTCATGAAGCGGCTGGGCATCGAGTCAGAACATCCTGAAGGCATGTTCATGCCGGACACCTACTTCTACGCCAAAGGCGGCAGCGATCTGTCCCTGTTCGCGCGTTCGCAGCGCGCGATGTCACGACACCTCGACAAGGCCTGGACGGCACGGGAAGCAGATCTTCCGCTCAAGAGCCCGTATGAAGCGCTGATCATGGCTTCGCTGATCGAGAAGGAAACCGGCACCGCCGCCGACCGCGGGATGATCGCTTCGGTGTTCTACAACCGGCTTCGCATCGGCATGCCGCTGCAAACGGATCCGACGGTGATCTACGGCCTCGGCGATCGATTCGACGGTAATCTGCGCAAGATCGATCTGCAGACCGACACCCCTTACAACACCTACACCCGCCGCGGCCTGCCACCGACGCCGATCGCCATGCCAAGCGAGGCCTCGTTGCATGCAGCGCTACATCCACAGCGCAGCCCCTATCTTTACTTTGTGGCCCGCGGCGACGGTTCGAGCGAATTTTCGCGTACGCTCGACGAACACAATCGGGCTGTGGCGCGCTATCAGAAGCACAAGGGCAATCACGGATGA
- a CDS encoding YgfZ/GcvT domain-containing protein — protein sequence MQSPWLLHLDQIGARFAEGGSGSVSFGDDARAETTRAANGTIVVPLTHLATLRASGEDASAFLHNLFSNDIKKLELHGAQWNSFNSPKGRMLASFLVWRDGNDYMLQLSADLLAAMHKKLGMYVLRSKVRLSDTTPDLAAIGLAGPAVATALDAAGLTLPPEAMSATQGAIQVVRVDPARVQVIAPIAQAADLWKKFAAAGAVPAGTAAWRCLDIRAGIPVITQSTQDEFVAQMLNFELIGGVSFQKGCYPGQEIVARTQYLGKLKKRMFLAHAETALAPAAGQDLYAPDFGDQSCGKIVQVAPAPGGGFDLLAVVQLSSRDADQVRIGSPDGDIIRFLPLPYTVS from the coding sequence ATGCAATCACCCTGGCTGCTTCACCTCGATCAGATTGGCGCCCGTTTTGCCGAGGGCGGATCAGGCAGCGTTTCGTTTGGCGACGATGCGCGTGCGGAAACCACCCGTGCTGCCAACGGGACGATCGTGGTGCCGCTCACGCATCTTGCGACCTTGAGGGCATCAGGCGAAGACGCTTCTGCGTTCCTGCACAACCTCTTCTCGAACGACATCAAGAAGCTTGAACTGCACGGCGCGCAGTGGAACAGCTTCAACAGCCCCAAGGGGCGCATGCTCGCGAGCTTTCTCGTCTGGCGCGACGGCAACGATTACATGTTGCAACTGTCTGCCGACCTGCTGGCGGCAATGCACAAGAAACTCGGCATGTACGTGCTGCGGTCCAAGGTTCGGCTCAGCGATACGACGCCAGACCTCGCCGCGATCGGGCTTGCCGGCCCGGCAGTTGCGACGGCGCTGGATGCGGCTGGCCTCACGCTGCCGCCGGAAGCGATGAGCGCGACCCAGGGCGCGATCCAGGTCGTCAGGGTCGACCCCGCGCGCGTGCAGGTGATTGCACCAATCGCACAGGCCGCGGATCTCTGGAAGAAGTTCGCGGCGGCAGGCGCAGTGCCGGCCGGGACTGCCGCCTGGCGCTGCCTCGATATCCGCGCTGGCATTCCGGTTATCACGCAGTCCACTCAAGATGAATTCGTCGCGCAGATGCTCAATTTCGAATTGATCGGCGGCGTCAGCTTCCAGAAGGGCTGCTACCCCGGCCAGGAGATCGTTGCGCGCACGCAGTATCTCGGCAAGCTCAAGAAGCGGATGTTCCTCGCGCACGCGGAGACGGCCCTTGCGCCTGCCGCCGGGCAGGATCTGTATGCACCTGATTTCGGCGACCAGTCCTGCGGCAAGATCGTCCAGGTCGCGCCAGCGCCGGGCGGCGGTTTCGACTTGTTGGCGGTGGTGCAACTATCCAGCCGGGATGCGGATCAGGTGCGCATTGGCAGTCCCGATGGCGACATCATCCGCTTCCTGCCACTGCCTTACACCGTCAGCTGA
- a CDS encoding DUF4936 family protein, with protein MAASVFIYYALRAGSEEHAAVSAVELLETVARRCGATGRLMRRADDPLTWMEVYEGVTDVQRLRTELDTALERSGLAAWLAGPRHIEVFVTVQAPSCA; from the coding sequence ATGGCGGCGAGCGTCTTCATCTACTACGCACTGCGGGCGGGGAGTGAAGAGCACGCTGCCGTGAGCGCTGTCGAATTGCTGGAGACAGTTGCCCGACGCTGCGGCGCGACTGGGCGGCTGATGCGCCGCGCCGACGACCCTCTGACCTGGATGGAAGTGTACGAGGGCGTCACCGACGTCCAGCGCTTGCGGACCGAACTGGATACCGCCCTTGAACGGAGCGGACTCGCAGCGTGGCTTGCCGGGCCGCGACATATCGAAGTCTTCGTGACGGTTCAAGCGCCCTCGTGTGCCTGA